CGCGGACGTCAGGACGCTGACGGTCCCTCGAGCGCTGCGGCGCGTGGCCGGCGATACAATCGCGGCGTGCCCGATATCGAAGACCTCGTCGGTGAGCGGCTGATGATCGGCCTCCCGGGGCCTGCGCTTCGCGACGAGGACGTCCGCCTCTTCCGCGATACGCGAGCCGGCGGTCTCATCCTCTATCGACGCAACTTCGAAGGCCCCGCAGGGCTCCACACCCTGCTCTCGAGCCTCGAGGACGCGCTCGGCCGGCGTCTCCTCGTCGCGACGGACCACGAGGGCGGGCGCATCGTGATGCTGGGCACGGGCACGACGATCTTTCCGGACGGCCTCGCCGTGGGCGCCGCGGGCGAGGAGGTCTTCGCGCACCGCCAGGGCCTGTTCGAGGCGCGCGAGCTCCGGCGCCTCGGCGTGGACGTGAACCTGGCCCCCGTCCTCGACGTCCTCACCGAGCGCTACAGCCCGAACATCGGCATCCGCTCATACGGGAAAGATCCGGCGGTCGTCGCGCGCTACGGCGTGGCGCGCATCCGGGGCATGCAGAAGGGCGGGCTCTCGGCGTGCGCCAAGCACTTCCCCGGCAAGGGGCACTCGCCGCTCGACGCCCACCTGAAGCTTCCGACGATCGAGTCCACGTGGGCGGAGATGCACGCGGTACACCTCCCGCCGTTCCTCGAGGCGATCGCCGCCGGCGTCGAGTGCGTGATGACGAGCCATCCCGTCTATCCGAACCTCGATCCCGCGCGGGTGCCCGCGACGTTCTCGCGGCTCATCGTGGAGGAATACCTGCGCGGTCAGGTGGGCTTCAAGGGCGTGGTCGTTTCCGACGACCTCGAGATGGGCGCGGTGAGCGAGACGTGCCCGATCGGTGACGCCGCCGTGCGCGCCGCGGCGGCGGGCCACGACCTCCTCCTCGTCTGCCACACCGAGGCGGCGCAGCGGGCGGCCGCCGCGGCGCTCGTCGACGCGTGCCGGAGCGGCGGGCTCCCGCGGCGGGGCCTCGAGCAGGCAGTCGAGCGAATCCGCCGCCTCCGCGAGCGGCGGAGCGCGCGCTTCGAGGGCGGCCCGCCCGCGCCCGAGCCCGACGCGGCGCCGCTCGCGTCGGCGATCGCGGCGCGCGCCGTCACGCGGGTGGCGCCCGGCCCGGCCGGTCTCGCGCGCGCGCTGAACGGGCGCGTCGCCGTCGTCTTCCCGCGGTTCTCCGAGCTGGCGGACCGGATCACGGTGGAGCCGGAGATGGCCGACGAGCGGGGCTATCTCGCGCGCGCGTTCGCGCGGATCGGCATCGAGCCCGAGACGATCCTGGTCGCCATCGAACCCACGGCGGCCGAGATCGCCGCCGCCGCCGAGCGCGCGGCCGCGGCCGACGCGACCGTGCTCTTCCTCTACGACGCCCACCTCTACCCGTCGAACCGCGCGCTGCTCGACGCGGTCACGCGGCGCGCGCGGGTGCTCGTCGTGGTGCTCCTGCGCGATCCCTACGACGCGGCGCTGCTCGCGCCCGGCGTCCTCGGCCTCACCGCGTACGGCTGGCGCAGGCGCCAGATCGACGCGGTGATCGCGCGCCTCACCCATCCCTGAGCCGCGGACGCTCGCGCGAGCCTCAGCGCGGCGGCCTCGCGCCTGAGCTCGGCGAGCCGCTCCCGCGCGAGCGCTTCGAGCGCGAACTCGTTCACGCCCA
The sequence above is drawn from the Candidatus Methylomirabilota bacterium genome and encodes:
- the nagZ gene encoding beta-N-acetylhexosaminidase, whose amino-acid sequence is MPDIEDLVGERLMIGLPGPALRDEDVRLFRDTRAGGLILYRRNFEGPAGLHTLLSSLEDALGRRLLVATDHEGGRIVMLGTGTTIFPDGLAVGAAGEEVFAHRQGLFEARELRRLGVDVNLAPVLDVLTERYSPNIGIRSYGKDPAVVARYGVARIRGMQKGGLSACAKHFPGKGHSPLDAHLKLPTIESTWAEMHAVHLPPFLEAIAAGVECVMTSHPVYPNLDPARVPATFSRLIVEEYLRGQVGFKGVVVSDDLEMGAVSETCPIGDAAVRAAAAGHDLLLVCHTEAAQRAAAAALVDACRSGGLPRRGLEQAVERIRRLRERRSARFEGGPPAPEPDAAPLASAIAARAVTRVAPGPAGLARALNGRVAVVFPRFSELADRITVEPEMADERGYLARAFARIGIEPETILVAIEPTAAEIAAAAERAAAADATVLFLYDAHLYPSNRALLDAVTRRARVLVVVLLRDPYDAALLAPGVLGLTAYGWRRRQIDAVIARLTHP